In one window of Escherichia coli DSM 30083 = JCM 1649 = ATCC 11775 DNA:
- the yffB gene encoding ArsC family reductase, with product MVTLYGIKNCDTIKKARRWLEANNIDYRFHDYRVDGLDNELLNGFINELGWEALLNTRGTTWRKLDETTRNKITDAASAATLMTEMPAIIKRPLLCAPGKPMLLGFSESSYQQFFHEV from the coding sequence ATGGTTACACTTTACGGCATCAAAAATTGTGACACCATTAAAAAGGCTCGCCGTTGGCTGGAAGCCAATAACATCGACTATCGTTTTCATGATTACCGCGTCGATGGATTGGACAACGAATTATTGAACGGTTTTATCAACGAATTAGGCTGGGAAGCGTTACTCAACACCCGTGGTACAACCTGGCGTAAACTGGACGAAACCACCCGCAATAAAATCACCGATGCGGCCTCTGCGGCGACATTAATGACTGAAATGCCTGCAATTATCAAACGTCCATTGCTCTGCGCGCCTGGTAAGCCTATGCTGCTGGGTTTCAGTGAATCCAGTTATCAGCAATTTTTCCATGAGGTGTAG
- the nudK gene encoding GDP-mannose pyrophosphatase NudK, whose translation MTQQITLVKDKILSDNYFTLHNITYDLTRKDGEVIRHKREVYDRGNGATILLYNAKKKTVVLIRQFRVATWVNGNESGQLIETCAGLLDNDEPEVCIRKEAIEETGYEVGEVRKLFELYMSPGGVTELIHFFIAEYSDSQRANAGGGVEDEDIEVLELPFSQALEMIKTGEIRDGKTVLLLNYLQMSHLMD comes from the coding sequence ATGACGCAACAAATCACCCTCGTTAAAGACAAAATTCTCTCCGATAACTATTTTACCCTGCACAACATTACTTACGATCTCACGCGCAAAGATGGCGAAGTTATCCGCCATAAACGTGAAGTTTACGATCGCGGTAATGGTGCGACGATCCTCCTGTACAACGCGAAGAAAAAGACCGTGGTTCTGATTCGCCAGTTCCGCGTCGCTACCTGGGTTAATGGCAATGAAAGCGGGCAACTGATTGAAACCTGCGCCGGGCTGCTGGATAACGACGAACCGGAAGTGTGCATTCGCAAAGAAGCGATTGAAGAGACGGGCTATGAAGTTGGCGAAGTCCGCAAATTATTTGAACTGTATATGTCGCCAGGCGGTGTGACTGAGCTAATCCACTTTTTTATCGCCGAATACAGTGACAGCCAGCGCGCTAACGCCGGTGGTGGTGTCGAAGATGAAGATATTGAAGTGCTTGAGCTGCCGTTCAGCCAGGCGCTGGAGATGATTAAAACCGGCGAGATACGTGACGGTAAGACGGTGTTATTGCTTAACTATTTGCAAATGTCACATTTAATGGACTGA
- the aegA gene encoding formate-dependent uric acid utilization protein AegA, whose product MNRFIMANSQQCLGCHACEIACVMAHNDEQHVLSQHHFHPRITVIKHQQQRSAVTCHHCEDAPCARSCPNGAISHVDDSIQVNQQKCIGCKSCVVACPFGTMQIVLTPVAAGKVKATAHKCDLCAGRENGPACVENCPADALQLVTDAALSGMAKSRRLRTARQEQQPWHASTAAQEMPVMSKVEQMQATPARGEPDKLAIEARKTGFDEIYLPFRADQAQREASRCLKCGEHSVCEWTCPLHNHIPQWIELVKAGNIDAAVELSHQTNTLPEITGRVCPQDRLCEGACTIRDEHGAVTIGNIERYISDQALAKGWRPDLSHVTKVDKRVAIIGAGPAGLACADVLTRNGVEVTVYDRHPEIGGLLTFGIPSFKLDKSLLARRREIFSAMGIHFELNCEVGKDVSLNSLLEQYDAVFVGVGTYRSMKAGLPNEDAPGVYDALPFLIANTKQVMGLEELPEEPFINTAGLNVVVLGGGDTAMDCVRTALRHGASNVTCAYRRDEANMPGSKKEVKNAREEGANFEFNVQPVALELNEQGHVCGIRFLRTRLGEPDAQGRRRPVPVEGSEFVMPADAVIMAFGFNPHGMPWLESHGVTVDKWGRIIADVESQYRYQTTNPKIFAGGDAVCGADLVVTAMAEGRHAAQGIIDWLGVKSVKSH is encoded by the coding sequence ATGAATCGTTTTATTATGGCCAACAGTCAGCAATGTCTGGGTTGTCATGCTTGTGAAATCGCCTGTGTCATGGCTCACAATGACGAGCAACATGTCCTGAGCCAACACCATTTTCATCCCCGAATTACGGTTATCAAACATCAGCAGCAACGTAGTGCAGTGACCTGTCACCATTGTGAAGATGCGCCCTGCGCCCGTAGCTGCCCTAATGGCGCAATCAGCCACGTTGATGACAGCATTCAGGTCAATCAGCAAAAGTGTATTGGCTGTAAATCCTGCGTGGTGGCCTGTCCATTTGGTACGATGCAAATCGTTCTGACACCCGTTGCGGCAGGAAAAGTAAAAGCCACGGCGCATAAATGCGACCTTTGTGCAGGGCGCGAAAACGGTCCTGCCTGTGTCGAAAATTGCCCGGCGGACGCGCTGCAACTGGTCACTGACGCCGCACTCTCCGGCATGGCGAAATCCCGCCGCTTGCGCACCGCACGTCAGGAACAACAACCGTGGCATGCCAGTACCGCGGCGCAAGAAATGCCGGTAATGAGTAAAGTCGAGCAAATGCAGGCAACGCCCGCGCGTGGCGAGCCAGATAAACTGGCGATTGAAGCGCGCAAAACCGGTTTTGATGAAATTTATCTGCCATTCCGTGCCGATCAGGCACAACGGGAAGCCTCGCGCTGCCTTAAGTGCGGCGAGCACAGCGTTTGTGAATGGACCTGCCCGCTGCATAACCATATACCGCAGTGGATTGAACTGGTGAAAGCCGGAAACATCGACGCCGCCGTCGAGCTTTCTCACCAGACCAACACCCTGCCGGAAATTACCGGACGCGTTTGCCCGCAAGACCGTTTGTGTGAAGGTGCCTGTACTATTCGCGATGAGCACGGCGCAGTAACTATCGGTAACATTGAACGCTACATTTCAGATCAGGCGTTGGCGAAAGGTTGGCGTCCTGACTTAAGCCATGTCACCAAAGTGGACAAGCGGGTGGCGATTATCGGTGCGGGTCCGGCAGGGCTGGCCTGTGCAGATGTTCTCACCCGCAATGGCGTAGAGGTGACGGTGTACGATCGCCATCCAGAAATCGGTGGCTTGCTCACTTTCGGCATTCCTTCTTTCAAACTGGATAAATCCCTGCTGGCACGCCGTCGGGAAATCTTCAGCGCGATGGGGATTCACTTCGAACTCAATTGTGAAGTGGGTAAAGATGTCTCTTTGAATTCGCTTTTGGAACAATACGACGCGGTCTTCGTTGGCGTAGGCACTTACCGTTCCATGAAAGCGGGTTTACCCAATGAAGATGCGCCGGGCGTTTATGACGCGCTGCCGTTCCTCATCGCCAATACTAAACAGGTGATGGGACTCGAAGAGCTACCGGAAGAGCCGTTTATCAATACTGCCGGACTTAACGTCGTGGTACTGGGCGGCGGCGACACCGCGATGGACTGTGTGCGTACTGCGCTGCGCCACGGCGCGAGTAACGTCACCTGCGCTTATCGTCGTGATGAAGCTAACATGCCAGGCTCGAAGAAAGAGGTGAAGAACGCCCGTGAAGAGGGGGCCAACTTCGAATTTAACGTCCAGCCGGTGGCGCTTGAACTGAATGAACAAGGTCACGTCTGCGGGATTCGTTTCCTGCGCACGCGTCTTGGCGAGCCGGATGCCCAGGGGCGTCGGCGTCCAGTGCCGGTGGAAGGCAGTGAATTTGTCATGCCAGCCGATGCGGTGATTATGGCGTTTGGCTTCAATCCGCACGGGATGCCGTGGCTGGAGTCGCACGGTGTAACGGTAGACAAATGGGGCCGCATCATCGCGGATGTGGAAAGCCAGTACCGTTACCAGACCACGAATCCGAAAATCTTCGCCGGTGGTGACGCCGTGTGTGGTGCGGATCTGGTGGTTACCGCAATGGCAGAAGGACGTCATGCGGCACAGGGGATCATTGACTGGCTGGGCGTAAAATCAGTCAAATCTCACTGA
- the ypfM gene encoding protein YpfM has translation MIERELGNWKDFIEVMLRK, from the coding sequence ATGATTGAACGTGAACTGGGGAACTGGAAAGACTTTATCGAAGTTATGCTTCGTAAGTAA
- the narQ gene encoding nitrate/nitrite two-component system sensor histidine kinase NarQ — MIVKRPVSASLARAFFYIVLLSILSTGIALLTLASSLRDAEAINIAGSLRMQSYRLGYDLQSGSPQLNAHRQLFQQALHSPVLTNLNVWYVPEAVKTRYAHLNANWLEMNNRLSKGDLPWYQANINNYVNQIDLFVLALQHYAERKMLLVVAISLAGGIGIFTLVFFTLRRIRHQVVAPLNQLVTASQRIEHGQFDSPPLDTSLPNELGLLAKTFNQMSSELHKLYRSLEASVEEKTRDLHEAKRRLEVLYQCSQALNTSQIDVHCFRHILQIVRDNEAAEYLELNVGDNWRISEGQPNPELPMQILPVTMQETVYGELHWQNSHVSSSEPLLNSVSSMLGRGLYFNQAQKHFQQLLLMEERATIARELHDSLAQVLSYLRIQLTLLKRSIPEDNATAQSIMADFSQALNDAYRQLRELLTTFRLTLQQADLPSALREMLDTLQNQTSAKLTLDCRLPTLALDAQMQVHLLQIIREAVLNAMKHANASEIAVSCVTAPDGNHTVYIRDNGIGIGEPKEPEGHYGLNIMRERAERLGGTLTFSQPSGGGTLVSISFRSAEGEESQLM; from the coding sequence GTGATTGTTAAACGACCCGTCTCGGCCAGTCTGGCCCGGGCCTTTTTTTACATTGTGCTGCTGTCGATTCTTTCCACGGGTATCGCTCTGCTAACGCTGGCGAGCAGTTTACGCGACGCTGAGGCTATCAATATTGCCGGATCGCTGCGTATGCAGAGTTACCGCCTGGGCTACGACTTGCAAAGTGGCAGTCCACAACTCAATGCACATCGCCAGTTATTTCAGCAGGCACTGCATTCACCGGTATTAACCAATCTCAACGTCTGGTATGTGCCAGAGGCAGTAAAAACCCGCTATGCGCATCTGAATGCCAACTGGCTGGAGATGAATAATCGGCTCAGCAAGGGCGACTTGCCGTGGTATCAGGCCAATATTAATAATTATGTTAATCAGATAGACCTGTTCGTGCTGGCTTTACAGCACTACGCTGAACGCAAAATGCTGCTGGTGGTGGCAATTTCCCTGGCTGGCGGCATCGGTATTTTCACGCTGGTCTTTTTTACTTTGCGCCGCATACGCCATCAGGTGGTTGCCCCGCTGAATCAGCTGGTTACCGCCAGTCAGCGTATTGAACACGGGCAGTTCGACTCGCCGCCGCTGGATACCAGCCTGCCGAATGAGCTTGGCCTGCTTGCAAAAACCTTTAACCAGATGTCGAGCGAGCTGCATAAATTGTACCGTTCGCTGGAGGCGTCAGTAGAAGAAAAGACCCGCGATCTCCACGAGGCCAAGCGTCGTCTGGAGGTGTTGTATCAGTGTTCGCAGGCGCTAAACACCAGCCAGATTGATGTGCATTGTTTCCGCCATATTTTGCAGATTGTTCGCGACAATGAAGCGGCTGAATATCTGGAGTTAAATGTCGGTGACAACTGGCGGATTAGCGAAGGGCAGCCAAACCCGGAATTGCCGATGCAGATTTTACCGGTGACAATGCAAGAGACGGTTTACGGCGAACTGCACTGGCAAAATAGTCACGTTTCATCATCAGAACCGCTGCTTAACAGCGTTTCGTCGATGCTGGGACGCGGTTTGTACTTTAATCAGGCGCAGAAGCATTTTCAGCAGTTATTGTTGATGGAAGAACGTGCGACCATCGCCCGCGAATTGCACGACTCGCTGGCTCAGGTACTTTCTTACTTACGTATCCAGTTGACGTTACTGAAGCGTTCGATACCGGAAGATAATGCCACCGCACAAAGTATCATGGCCGATTTTTCCCAGGCGTTGAATGATGCTTATCGGCAGTTACGCGAGCTGTTGACTACTTTCCGCCTGACGCTGCAGCAGGCGGATCTCCCCTCCGCGTTGAGGGAAATGCTGGATACGTTACAAAATCAAACCAGCGCCAAACTGACCCTCGACTGCCGTCTGCCAACCCTGGCGCTGGATGCGCAAATGCAGGTGCATTTGTTGCAAATTATTCGCGAAGCGGTGCTGAATGCGATGAAGCACGCCAACGCCAGCGAAATCGCCGTTAGCTGCGTCACCGCGCCGGATGGCAATCACACAGTCTATATTCGCGACAACGGGATTGGCATCGGTGAACCGAAAGAACCCGAAGGCCATTATGGTCTGAATATCATGCGCGAACGCGCGGAAAGATTGGGTGGGACGCTGACTTTTTCACAACCTTCCGGCGGCGGCACGTTAGTGAGTATTAGCTTTCGCTCTGCGGAGGGTGAGGAAAGTCAGCTGATGTAA
- the ypfN gene encoding YpfN family protein: protein MDWLAKYWWILVIVFLVGVLLNVIKDLKRVDHKKFLANKPELPPHRDFNDKWDDDDDWPKKDQPKK, encoded by the coding sequence ATGGACTGGCTGGCTAAATATTGGTGGATTCTGGTGATTGTCTTTTTGGTAGGCGTCCTGCTGAACGTGATTAAAGATCTCAAGCGCGTCGACCATAAGAAATTTCTCGCCAACAAGCCGGAGCTTCCCCCGCATCGTGATTTCAACGATAAGTGGGACGATGACGACGACTGGCCGAAAAAGGATCAACCGAAGAAGTAA
- the dapE gene encoding succinyl-diaminopimelate desuccinylase encodes MSCPVIELTQQLIRRPSLSPDDAGCQALLIERLQAIGFTVERMDFADTQNFWAWRGQGETLAFAGHTDVVPPGDADRWINPPFEPTIRDGMLFGRGAADMKGSLAAMVVAAERFVAQHPNHTGRLAFLITSDEEASAHNGTVKVVEALMARNERLDYCLVGEPSSIEVVGDVVKNGRRGSLTCNLTIHGVQGHVAYPHLADNPVHRAAPFINELVAIEWDQGNEFFPATSMQIANIQAGTGSNNVIPGELFVQFNFRFSTELTDEMIKAQVLALLEKHQLRYTVDWWLSGQPFLTARGKLVDAVVNAVEHYNEIKPQLLTTGGTSDGRFIARMGAQVVELGPVNATIHKINECVNAADLQLLARMYQRIMEQLVA; translated from the coding sequence ATGTCGTGCCCGGTTATTGAGCTGACACAACAGCTTATTCGCCGCCCTTCCCTGAGTCCTGATGACGCAGGATGCCAGGCTTTGTTGATTGAACGTTTGCAGGCGATCGGTTTTACCGTTGAACGCATGGACTTTGCCGATACGCAGAATTTTTGGGCATGGCGTGGGCAGGGTGAAACGTTAGCCTTTGCCGGGCATACCGACGTGGTGCCGCCTGGCGACGCCGACCGTTGGATCAATCCGCCGTTTGAACCAACCATTCGTGACGGCATGTTATTCGGGCGCGGTGCGGCAGATATGAAAGGCTCGCTGGCGGCGATGGTGGTAGCTGCAGAACGTTTTGTCGCACAACATCCCAACCATACGGGGCGACTGGCATTTCTGATCACCTCTGATGAAGAAGCCAGTGCACACAATGGTACGGTAAAAGTCGTCGAAGCGTTAATGGCACGTAATGAGCGTCTCGATTACTGCCTGGTTGGCGAACCGTCGAGTATCGAAGTGGTAGGTGATGTGGTGAAAAATGGTCGTCGCGGATCGTTAACCTGCAACCTTACCATTCATGGCGTTCAGGGGCATGTTGCCTACCCACATCTGGCTGACAATCCGGTACATCGCGCAGCACCTTTCATTAATGAATTAGTGGCTATTGAGTGGGATCAGGGTAATGAATTCTTCCCGGCGACCAGTATGCAGATTGCCAATATTCAGGCGGGAACGGGCAGTAACAACGTTATTCCAGGTGAACTGTTTGTGCAGTTTAACTTCCGCTTTAGCACCGAACTGACGGATGAGATGATCAAAGCGCAGGTGCTTGCCCTGCTTGAAAAACATCAACTGCGCTATACGGTGGATTGGTGGCTTTCCGGGCAGCCATTTTTGACCGCGCGCGGTAAACTGGTGGATGCGGTCGTTAACGCGGTTGAGCACTATAATGAAATTAAACCGCAGCTACTGACCACAGGCGGAACGTCCGACGGGCGCTTTATTGCCCGCATGGGGGCGCAGGTGGTGGAACTCGGGCCGGTCAATGCCACGATTCATAAAATTAATGAATGTGTGAACGCTGCCGACCTGCAGCTACTTGCCCGTATGTATCAACGTATCATGGAACAGCTCGTCGCCTGA
- the acrD gene encoding multidrug efflux RND transporter permease AcrD has product MANFFIDRPIFAWVLAILLCLTGTLAIFSLPVEQYPDLAPPNVRVTANYPGASAQTLENTVTQVIEQNMTGLDNLMYMSSQSSGTGQASVTLSFKAGTDPDEAVQQVQNQLQSAMRKLPQAVQNQGVTVRKTGDTNILTIAFVSTDGSMDKQDIADYVASNIQDPLSRVNGVGDIDAYGSQYSMRIWLDPAKLNSFQMTAKDVTDAIESQNAQIAVGQLGGTPSVDKQALNATINAQSLLQTPEQFRDITLRVNQDGSEVRLGDVATVEMGAEKYDYLSRFNGKPASGLGVKLASGANEMATAELVLNRLDELAQYFPHGLEYKVAYETTSFVKASIEDVVKTLLEAIALVFLVMYLFLQNFRATLIPTIAVPVVLMGTFSVLYAFGYSVNTLTMFAMVLAIGLLVDDAIVVVENVERIMSEEGLTPREATRKSMGQIQGALVGIAMVLSAVFVPMAFFGGTTGAIYRQFSITIVAAMVLSVLVAMILTPALCATLLKPLKKGEHHGQKGFFAWFNQMFNRNAERYEKGVAKILHRSLRWIVIYVLLLGGMVFLFLRLPTSFLPLEDRGMFTTSVQLPSGSTQQQTLKVVEQIEKYYFTHEKDNIMSVFATVGSGPGGNGQNVARMFIRLKDWSERDSKTGTSFAIIERATKAFNKIKEARVIASSPPAISGLGSSAGFDMELQDHAGAGHDALMAARNQLLALAAENPELTRVRHNGLDDSPQLQIDIDQRKAQALGVAIDDINDTLQTAWGSSYVNDFMDRGRVKKVYVQAAAPYRMLPDDINLWYVRNKDGGMVPFSAFATSRWETGSPRLERYNGYSAVEIVGEAAPGVSTGTAMDIMESLVKQLPNGFGLEWTAMSYQERLSGAQAPALYAISLLVVFLCLAALYESWSVPFSVMLVVPLGVIGALLATWMRGLENDVYFQVGLLTVIGLSAKNAILIVEFANEMNQKGHDLFEATLHACRQRLRPILMTSLAFIFGVLPMATSTGAGSGGQHAVGTGVMGGMISATILAIYFVPLFFVLVRRRFPLKPRPE; this is encoded by the coding sequence ATGGCGAATTTCTTTATTGATCGCCCCATTTTTGCCTGGGTGCTGGCAATCCTGTTGTGTCTGACAGGTACCCTGGCGATTTTTTCATTGCCCGTTGAACAATACCCCGATCTCGCGCCACCGAATGTGCGAGTGACCGCTAACTATCCCGGCGCATCGGCCCAGACGCTGGAAAACACCGTGACCCAGGTTATCGAGCAAAATATGACCGGCCTCGATAATCTGATGTATATGTCATCTCAGAGCAGCGGCACCGGTCAGGCATCTGTCACGTTAAGTTTTAAAGCAGGCACCGATCCGGACGAAGCCGTGCAGCAAGTACAAAACCAGCTGCAATCAGCCATGCGAAAGTTACCGCAGGCGGTGCAAAATCAGGGCGTGACGGTGCGTAAAACCGGCGATACCAACATTCTGACCATTGCCTTCGTCTCTACCGATGGTTCGATGGATAAACAGGATATTGCCGATTATGTTGCCAGTAATATTCAGGACCCGTTAAGCCGCGTGAATGGCGTCGGGGATATCGATGCCTATGGTTCGCAATATTCCATGCGTATCTGGCTGGACCCGGCGAAACTCAACAGTTTCCAGATGACGGCTAAAGATGTCACCGATGCCATTGAATCACAGAACGCGCAGATTGCGGTTGGGCAACTTGGTGGTACGCCTTCCGTCGATAAGCAGGCGCTCAACGCCACCATTAACGCCCAGTCACTGCTGCAAACACCAGAACAGTTCCGCGATATCACCTTGCGGGTGAATCAGGACGGCTCAGAGGTAAGGCTGGGCGATGTCGCCACCGTCGAAATGGGGGCGGAGAAATACGATTATCTTAGCCGCTTCAATGGTAAGCCAGCCTCCGGGCTGGGGGTAAAACTGGCCTCCGGCGCGAACGAAATGGCGACAGCGGAGCTGGTGCTCAATCGTCTCGACGAGCTGGCGCAGTATTTTCCACACGGACTGGAATACAAGGTGGCGTATGAAACCACCTCTTTTGTAAAAGCCTCCATTGAAGACGTGGTGAAAACGCTGCTGGAAGCTATCGCCCTGGTTTTCCTCGTTATGTATCTGTTCCTGCAAAACTTCCGCGCCACGCTGATACCCACTATCGCCGTGCCGGTGGTGTTGATGGGAACCTTCTCGGTGCTTTATGCCTTCGGCTATAGCGTCAACACCTTAACCATGTTCGCGATGGTGCTGGCTATCGGCCTGTTGGTAGATGACGCCATCGTGGTGGTGGAAAACGTCGAACGTATTATGAGTGAGGAAGGACTCACTCCTCGCGAAGCCACACGTAAATCGATGGGGCAAATCCAGGGCGCACTGGTCGGGATTGCGATGGTGCTTTCGGCGGTATTTGTGCCAATGGCCTTCTTCGGCGGCACCACCGGTGCCATCTATCGCCAGTTCTCTATTACCATTGTTGCGGCGATGGTGCTGTCAGTACTGGTAGCGATGATCCTCACTCCTGCTCTGTGTGCCACGCTACTTAAGCCACTGAAAAAAGGTGAGCATCACGGGCAAAAAGGCTTTTTTGCCTGGTTTAACCAGATGTTTAACCGCAACGCCGAACGCTACGAAAAAGGGGTGGCGAAAATTCTCCACCGTAGCCTGCGCTGGATTGTGATTTATGTCCTGCTGCTTGGCGGCATGGTGTTCCTGTTCCTGCGTTTGCCGACGTCGTTCTTACCGCTGGAAGACCGTGGCATGTTTACTACTTCGGTACAGTTGCCCAGCGGTTCAACCCAGCAACAGACCCTGAAAGTCGTTGAGCAAATCGAGAAATATTACTTCACCCATGAAAAAGACAACATCATGTCGGTGTTTGCCACCGTGGGTTCTGGCCCTGGGGGTAACGGGCAAAACGTGGCGCGAATGTTTATCCGCCTGAAAGACTGGAGCGAACGCGACAGTAAGACCGGCACCTCGTTTGCCATTATCGAGCGTGCAACGAAGGCGTTTAACAAGATTAAAGAAGCTCGCGTTATCGCCAGCAGCCCGCCAGCAATTAGCGGTCTTGGTAGTTCTGCGGGTTTTGATATGGAGTTGCAGGACCACGCTGGAGCGGGTCACGATGCGCTGATGGCAGCACGAAACCAGTTGCTGGCGCTGGCAGCGGAAAACCCGGAGCTAACCCGTGTGCGCCATAACGGCCTCGACGACAGTCCGCAGTTGCAGATTGATATCGACCAGCGTAAAGCTCAGGCGCTGGGCGTTGCTATCGACGATATTAACGACACACTGCAAACCGCCTGGGGTTCGAGCTATGTGAATGACTTTATGGATCGCGGTCGCGTGAAGAAAGTCTATGTGCAGGCAGCTGCGCCGTATCGCATGCTGCCAGATGACATCAATCTCTGGTATGTCCGAAATAAAGATGGCGGCATGGTGCCCTTCTCTGCTTTCGCGACCTCACGCTGGGAGACAGGCTCGCCGCGTCTGGAACGCTATAACGGTTATTCTGCGGTTGAGATTGTTGGGGAAGCCGCACCGGGGGTCAGTACCGGTACGGCGATGGATATTATGGAATCGTTAGTGAAGCAGCTGCCAAACGGCTTTGGTCTGGAGTGGACGGCGATGTCGTATCAGGAGCGGCTTTCCGGCGCGCAGGCTCCGGCGCTGTACGCCATTTCCTTGCTGGTGGTATTCCTGTGTCTGGCGGCATTGTATGAAAGCTGGTCGGTGCCGTTCTCGGTAATGCTGGTCGTGCCACTGGGGGTTATCGGCGCGCTGCTGGCAACCTGGATGCGCGGGCTGGAAAACGATGTTTACTTCCAGGTGGGCCTGTTAACGGTCATTGGTTTATCGGCGAAAAACGCCATCCTGATCGTCGAATTTGCTAACGAGATGAACCAAAAAGGCCACGACCTGTTTGAAGCGACGCTCCACGCCTGCCGTCAGCGTTTACGCCCGATTCTGATGACCTCGCTGGCATTTATCTTCGGCGTATTGCCAATGGCAACCAGCACAGGTGCCGGTTCCGGTGGTCAGCATGCGGTGGGTACTGGCGTAATGGGCGGGATGATTTCGGCCACTATTCTGGCTATTTACTTCGTGCCGCTGTTCTTTGTGCTGGTGCGCCGCCGCTTCCCGCTGAAGCCGCGCCCGGAATAA
- the ypfH gene encoding esterase — protein MKHDHFVVQSPDKPAQQLLLLFHGVGDNPVAMGEIGSWFAPLFPDALVVSVGGAEPSGNPAGRQWFSVQGITEDNRQARVNAIMPTFIETVRYWQKQSGVGANATALIGFSQGAIMALESIKAEPGLASRVIAFNGRYASLPETASTATTIHLIHGGEDPVIDLAHAVAAQEALISAGGDVTLDIVEDLGHAIDNRSMQLALDHLRYTIPKHYFDEALSGGKPGDDDVIEMM, from the coding sequence ATGAAACATGACCATTTTGTTGTTCAAAGCCCGGATAAACCAGCACAACAGTTGTTACTGCTTTTCCACGGTGTCGGGGATAACCCGGTGGCAATGGGGGAAATAGGTAGCTGGTTTGCGCCGCTGTTTCCTGATGCGCTGGTGGTGAGTGTCGGTGGCGCGGAGCCGAGCGGTAATCCGGCGGGGCGTCAGTGGTTTTCGGTGCAGGGTATTACGGAAGATAATCGCCAGGCGCGTGTGAATGCCATCATGCCGACGTTTATTGAGACGGTGCGCTACTGGCAGAAACAAAGCGGAGTAGGGGCTAATGCCACGGCGCTAATCGGTTTCTCACAAGGCGCGATTATGGCGCTGGAGAGCATTAAAGCCGAACCGGGCCTTGCTTCGCGCGTCATTGCCTTCAACGGACGCTACGCGAGCCTGCCGGAAACCGCGTCTACAGCCACAACAATTCACTTGATTCATGGCGGTGAAGATCCGGTTATCGATCTGGCGCATGCGGTTGCGGCGCAGGAAGCGTTAATCAGTGCCGGTGGCGATGTGACGCTGGATATCGTGGAGGATTTAGGCCATGCGATCGACAATCGCAGTATGCAATTAGCCCTGGATCACTTGCGTTATACCATTCCGAAACATTATTTCGACGAAGCGCTAAGTGGCGGTAAGCCTGGCGATGATGATGTGATTGAAATGATGTAA